Genomic DNA from Sphingobium sp. V4:
GCGCCACACGCCGACCGCGGTGAAGCTGGAGGCATTGGCCTTGCTGGCCCTCTTCACGCTGGTGACCGTGCATATCTTCTACTGGGCGCGCTATCCGATGCTGTTCGCGCCCCTGCTCCCGCTGGTCCTGATCGCATTCCGCGTCGGTCATATGGGTGCGGCGGCATCCATCGTCATCCTTGCGGTGATCGGGGGCATGGCGACCCTGTCGGGCCTGGGGCCGCTGATGATCATTCCCGCGACGCTGGGCGAGCGGGTCCAGGCGTTTCAATTCTATCTGGCGCTCAGTTTCCTGCTGTCCATGCCGGTTGCGGCCGAACTCAATGGCCGGCGGCGGCTGTTCCAGATGTTGCAGGAAAGCGAATCGCGTTTCCGCGCGATCGCCGAACATAGCGGGGACCTGGTGCTGGACATCCGTGTCGACGGGGTGATCACATATGCCTCGCCCTCGGCGCTGGAGCAGATCGGGTGTGCGCCCGATCTGCTGGTCGGCCAGTCCGCCGCCGATCTGGTCGATCCGCGCGATCGCGCCGTCGTATCCGCCGCGCATCGTCGTGCGCTGGCGCAGCCCGGCGCAGTCCACAAGGTCGAGTTTCGTCCCCTTCTTGCGGTCAGCGATCTCGATTGGTGCGAAATGGTCAGCCGGGCCGTGATCGACGACCGCGGCCAGCCCAGCGGGGTCGTCAGCATGATTCGCGACATATCGCGGCACAAGGCGCGGCAGCGAGCGCTGCAACAGGTCGCCGCACGCGATTCGCTGACTGGCGCCGACAGCCGGCGCGCCTTCCTGGAAAAGCTCGACGCCGAAATGCTGCGCGTGCGGCAAGGCGCGCGGTCGAGCCTGCTGCTGATCGACATCGACCATTTCAAGTCCGTCAATGATCGCCACGGCCATAATGCGGGGGACCGCGTGCTCACTGGCTTCGTCGAGCGGCTGGTAGCCGGCTTGCGCGGCGTGGACAGCATCGGCCGGCTGGGGGGCGAGGAATTCGCTATATTGCTGGTCGACTGCGACATCGACCGGGCGACCATCCTCTGTGAACAGCTGCGCGCGCGGCTGGTCCGTCCGATCGAACTGAATGACCGGGGTGAGGCGATCGGCATCACCTTCAGCGCGGGCCTGGTCGAACTGGATGGCGATTCGACCCGATCAGCCATGCTGGAAGCCGCCGACAAGGCGCTCTATCGTGCCAAGCATAGCGGCCGCAACTGCCTGCGCCTGGCGGCCTGATCCCGCCGCCCGACAGCTATCGCCGCAATGCCGAAATATTCCCGATGTTATGTTGTAACTTACAGCGGGCTGCCCTATGTAGCGACCATCATGCCGCAGAGCCTTCGCCATGCCTTTCTGACCGGACGCCTCGATCGCATCGCGATCGCGCTGTCGGGGCTGTGCGTGGCGCATTGCTTCGTGACGGCCGTGGTGCTCGGCCTGCTCGCCTCGGCGGGGGGCATTTTCGAAAGCCCGATCTTCCATGAAGTGGGGCTGGGCCTTGCCATCCTGCTGGGCGCCGTGGCGCTGGGCCATGGCGCGATCGTCCATGGCTTCATGATGCCCGCCGCGATCGGATCGCTCGGACTGGGTGTCATGGCCGGCGCTCTGACCATGGATCATGGCCCGCAGGAAAGCCTCTACACGCTGATCGGCGTCGGTATATTGGCGCTCGGCCACGACCTCAATCACCGCGCCGGTCGATAGCTGGACATGAAAAAAGGGAGCCGGTTCAGGCTCCCTTTTTCGTTCGGCCGACCCTGGCTGGTCAGTTGCCTCGATGGTCGCTGCGATGTTCGCCCCGCACCCAGCGCACGGTTCCGGTGCTGGCGCGCATCACCACGCTTTCGGTGGTGAGCCTGCCGCCGGGCAGGCGCTTGACTCCATGGAGCAGCGACCCGTCCGTCACCCCGGTCGCCGCGAAGATGCAGTCGCCCTTCGCCAGTTCCTTGATGTCGTAGATGCGGTCGAGATCGGTGATGCCCCATTTGCGCGCGCGCGCCTTCTCATCCTCGTTGCGGAAGAGCAGGCGGCCCTTGAACTGGCCGCCGACGCAGCGCAGCGCCGCGCAGGCCAGGACGCCCTCGGGCGCGCCGCCCGATCCCATATACATGTCGATCGTGGTCTCCGGGTCGGTTGTGGCGATCACACCGGCGACGTCGCCATCGGGGATCAGCATGATGCCGCAGCCGATGGCGCGCAGTTCGGCGATCAGCTTTTCATGGCGGGGCCGGTCGAGTACGCAGACGATGATTTCGTGCGGATCGACGCCCTTGGCCGCGGCGACCGCCTCCACATTCTCCTTCACCGACCTGTTGAGGTCGATGATGTTGTCGGGATAGCCGGGGCCGACCGCCAGCTTTTCCATATAGACGTCGGGGGCGTTGAGCAGGCCGCCTTCTTCGGAAATGGCGAGGACGGCGAGCGCATTGGGGCCGGCCTTGGCGGTGATGGTCGTGCCTTCGAGCGGATCGAGCGCGATGTCGATCTTAGGCCCGGTGCCGATCGCGTTGCCGACCTTCTCGCCGATATACAGCATCGGCGCCTCGTCGCGCTCGCCTTCGCCGATCACGACCGTGCCGTCCATGTAGAGATCGTTGAAGGCGAGGCGCATGGCTTCGACCGCGGCGGCATCGGCGGCCTTTTCATCACCGCGCCCGATCAGCTTCGACGCGGCGATCGCGGCGGCTTCGGTGACGCGGACCATTTCCAACACCAGGACACGGTCGAGAATCGAGCTTCCCTGCACCATCTTGTTCCTCTTCCCTTTGCTTTGATTGAGGGCGATAGGCGCTGGGCCGGCCCTTGTCGAGCGTCGGCCATCATGCGGCCATCATTGGATGATTTCCTTCTCAACCGATGAAAATATCGGGCCTTCCTCTCGCGTTCCTGCTGATGCCGCCGGCCGGTGCGATGGCGGCCGAAGGGCAGGATCCGATGGTGGTCTATCGCGCGAAGACGCAGGTGGCGAAACCGTGCGACAGGAGCGGCGGCGGCATCGTCGTGTGCGGTAGCCGGGCCGAGCGCAATGCAAAGGAGCGGCTGCCGCTGCCGCGCGATCCGGCGGATGGAGGCGTGGCGAAAGGCGACGCGCCGCGCGCGTCGGCCGCGCCGGTCAAGCAGGGGAGTTGCGGCGTGGTCGGTGGGCAGGGGGCAGGATGCACGGGTGGCCTGCCACTGTTCCAGGCGGCGGGCATCCTGTTGAAGGCGGCGACCGCGATCATCGATCCCGATGCCGATCTCGCTCCGCCGCCGGCGCTGCCCGATCGCTTGGACGGCGCCGGGCTGCACTGACCGACGGGTCAGTCCAGAATGTGCATCACCATCGGCGTGTCGAGCAGGCTGTCCGATCCGGCGAGCCGTTCCAGCGTGTTCCGCACGGCGCGCTCCTCGCTCGCATGGGTGACGATCGCGACCAGCACGCCATCTTCCTGATGGGCGCCGCGCTGGATCATGCTTTCGATCGACACGCCCGCATCGCGGGTGGCGGCGGCGATCTCGGCCAGCACGCCGGGCTGGTCCTTGACCTTGAAGCGCAGATAGGCGCGGCCCACGCGCTTTCCGGCGTCGGCGGTCTTCTGTGGGGTGAGCGCGGCGACCGGCATGGCGAAGGCGTCGCCATATTCGTCCCGCGCGACATCGATCAGGTCGGCGACCACGGCCGAGGCGGTCGGGCCATCGCCCGCGCCACGCCCCTGAAAGAAGAGGCGGCCGACAAAATTGCCTTCCGCCACCACGGCATTCAGGGAGCCGTCGACATGGGCGAGCGGATGGTCGAGTGGCACCAGCATCGGGTGGACGCGCTGGAACAGGCCATCAGGTCCATTTTGCGCCATGCCGACCAGGCGGATGCGGAAGCCCAGCGCGGCCGCTTCGGCGATGTCGGCGGCGATGACATGGCGGATGCCGGTGGTGGCGACCGCATCGAAGTCCAGCTCGGTGCCAAAGGCGAGGCTGGCGAGGATGGTCAGCTTGTGCGCGGCGTCCACGCCGTCGATGTCGAAGCTCGGATCGGCTTCGGCATAGCCGAGTTCCTGCGCTTCCTTCAGTACAGCGTCGAAGCTGCGGCCCTCCTTTTCCATGGTGGTCAGGATATAATTGCAGGTGCCGTTGAGGATACCGTAAACCCGGCTGATCTCGTTGGCGGCGGCGCCTTCGCGCATTCCCTTGATGACCGGGATGCCGCCGGCGACCGCGGCTTCATATTTGAGGGCGATGCCGCCCTTTTCCGCGAGGCGGGCGAGGTCGAGGCCGTGATGCGCCAGCATCGCCTTGTTCGCGGTGACGAAGGGCTTGCCGATGGTCAGGCATTGGCGGGCAAGGGTGAGGGCCGGGCCGTCCGCGCCGCCGATCAGTTCCACCACCACATCGACATCGTCGCGCGTCGCGAGCGTCGTCATGTCGTCGACCCATTCATAGGGCGACAGATCGACGCCGCGGTCCTTGTTGCGGTCGCGCGCGGAAATGGCGACGATCTGAATCGGGCAGCCCGCCCGGCGCGCGATCAGGTCGCCATTTTTCTCCAGCAGCCGAATGACGCCGCCGCCCACCGTGCCGAGGCCGACGAGCGCGACGCGCAGCGGGGCATGGCGGTGCAGATTGGTCATGGCGGCTATCTTCCTTTCCGACGTTCCGAAAGCGGCGCTGATAGCCGCCTCTGCGCCCCTGTCCAAGGAAAAGCGCGATTCAGGCCGCAGTGCGCGTTCGGCCGCAGGAACCGAGCGCATCGAGCACCAGCCTGTAGTCGGTCTGTGCCGCTTCCGCATCGGTGATCGAGAGCGTACGCACCGCGCGCGGCGGCAGGGCGGGGGGCAGGCTGCACGCCAGCCGGTACCAGAGCAGGCTACCCGGTTCGGGCGGGCGGGCTGCCTCGTCCACGATCTCGCCCAGGGCGACCGCCCAACGCGGCCCCTGGCCAGGGCGACGCAGGATGGACAGCGAGACGGGCGTGCCGTTTTCGGTGCGCAGGAATATCTGCGTCTCCCCTTCGCCCGCGATCGTGCCCGCGACATGAAAGGCGTCACCCAGCCCGAGAATCCTGGGCGGGGCGTCCGGCGCCACCAGCGCCGACAGAATCTGTTTCACCCGCTCGACCTCGCCGGGGGTCGCCGGGATCTGTGCATCGGGCGCGATCAGTTGGATTTCGCCGGGTCGCCCGCCCGGGCGGGCGAAGAGAATGACCTGGGCC
This window encodes:
- a CDS encoding MerC domain-containing protein encodes the protein MPQSLRHAFLTGRLDRIAIALSGLCVAHCFVTAVVLGLLASAGGIFESPIFHEVGLGLAILLGAVALGHGAIVHGFMMPAAIGSLGLGVMAGALTMDHGPQESLYTLIGVGILALGHDLNHRAGR
- the glpX gene encoding class II fructose-bisphosphatase, translated to MVQGSSILDRVLVLEMVRVTEAAAIAASKLIGRGDEKAADAAAVEAMRLAFNDLYMDGTVVIGEGERDEAPMLYIGEKVGNAIGTGPKIDIALDPLEGTTITAKAGPNALAVLAISEEGGLLNAPDVYMEKLAVGPGYPDNIIDLNRSVKENVEAVAAAKGVDPHEIIVCVLDRPRHEKLIAELRAIGCGIMLIPDGDVAGVIATTDPETTIDMYMGSGGAPEGVLACAALRCVGGQFKGRLLFRNEDEKARARKWGITDLDRIYDIKELAKGDCIFAATGVTDGSLLHGVKRLPGGRLTTESVVMRASTGTVRWVRGEHRSDHRGN
- a CDS encoding homoserine dehydrogenase, whose translation is MTNLHRHAPLRVALVGLGTVGGGVIRLLEKNGDLIARRAGCPIQIVAISARDRNKDRGVDLSPYEWVDDMTTLATRDDVDVVVELIGGADGPALTLARQCLTIGKPFVTANKAMLAHHGLDLARLAEKGGIALKYEAAVAGGIPVIKGMREGAAANEISRVYGILNGTCNYILTTMEKEGRSFDAVLKEAQELGYAEADPSFDIDGVDAAHKLTILASLAFGTELDFDAVATTGIRHVIAADIAEAAALGFRIRLVGMAQNGPDGLFQRVHPMLVPLDHPLAHVDGSLNAVVAEGNFVGRLFFQGRGAGDGPTASAVVADLIDVARDEYGDAFAMPVAALTPQKTADAGKRVGRAYLRFKVKDQPGVLAEIAAATRDAGVSIESMIQRGAHQEDGVLVAIVTHASEERAVRNTLERLAGSDSLLDTPMVMHILD
- a CDS encoding sensor domain-containing diguanylate cyclase produces the protein MSRPVPRQSSSLLSLLITGSVYFVVASIALMASRFEGGLAFIWGANAFLMAQLLTSRTAHWPRTIIACAIASALSTSLFGMGPLAALPMAAINVSESLIVALICRHYLSERAVTGSVRPLVVFILALCGVADVVTGVAAAAVASLLTPVGFTASWLQWYTGHALGGLTCTPILLMLLQGEFGRWMRHTPTAVKLEALALLALFTLVTVHIFYWARYPMLFAPLLPLVLIAFRVGHMGAAASIVILAVIGGMATLSGLGPLMIIPATLGERVQAFQFYLALSFLLSMPVAAELNGRRRLFQMLQESESRFRAIAEHSGDLVLDIRVDGVITYASPSALEQIGCAPDLLVGQSAADLVDPRDRAVVSAAHRRALAQPGAVHKVEFRPLLAVSDLDWCEMVSRAVIDDRGQPSGVVSMIRDISRHKARQRALQQVAARDSLTGADSRRAFLEKLDAEMLRVRQGARSSLLLIDIDHFKSVNDRHGHNAGDRVLTGFVERLVAGLRGVDSIGRLGGEEFAILLVDCDIDRATILCEQLRARLVRPIELNDRGEAIGITFSAGLVELDGDSTRSAMLEAADKALYRAKHSGRNCLRLAA